ttatggctagggagggggaagaaaagaggggtttttggcgttgggaggacagaccatttttggcggcgcgatagaatgttctatgctggactggtctaaaaaaagtatatttgcaaagctttgaaaatatacaacaaaatacctattctgtctctggtgtttttttcaactcagctttaagtgtcgtaaagagcttgggagcgacttgtgacttgaattccctgggaggaacaactggtccaaaacgcaacagagcgcaagacaagaactaaaacactacacacaggaaaacagcaaaacaactcaaaataagtcacggcgtgatgtgacaggtggtgacagcacacctactttgagacaagagctatagtgatgcatgcttggttatggtttaaagtcatatccaacaattgcgacaatgactctttactgtcaactagttttttaatgatttctgctggtggtgtgcctccggattttttcaacaccaaaaatgtgccttggctcaaaaaaggttgaaaaacactgtactaatgGATGAGGAAGACATTCCGTCAAAATGGTCAGAATATATTGAAGATTTATTCCATGACAATCGAGGCCCACCTCCAActataagaaaaaaaatggaaGGCCCACCCATAACAGAAGATGAAGTGAAAAATGCAATGTCCAAAATGAAACATGGTAAAGCGGTTGGAGCAGATAAAATACCAATTGAAGTCATAGAAGCACTCGAAGAAATTGGAACATCAGAGCTGACAAAACTGTTTAACATAATTTACGACGACAGGAAAATTACATCAGATATGAAAAAATCTATTTGTATTACTCTTCCAAAGAAACCAGGAGCCACAGACTGTGATCAACATAGATTGATAAGCCTTATTAGTCATACCACAAAAAATATTCTTAGAGTGCTGATGGCAAGAGCAAGGAATAAGATACATCCAGAGCTTTCGGCCACGCAATTCGGATTTCTCCTGGACCAGGGCACCAGAAATGCTATATTCACACTCCGTATGGTAATGGAGAGATCAATAGAAGTGCAAACGGATTTATACCTGTGTTTTATAGACAATTCCAAAACCTTCGATGAAGTGAAACATGAAAACCTTTTCCAAATTTTGAATGAGCTGGATATTGATGGGAAAGACCTGGGGATTATCAGAAATCTGTACTGGGAACAAGAAGAAGCCTCTCCTGATCTGTTTAACATCTACAGTGAAATGATCTTACGCAACATCAATCATCATGATGGTATAAAAATTGGAGGAATTAATGTTAACAACCTCAGACATGCAGATGACACTGTGCTTGTGGCAGACTCTGAAGAAAAACTACAGAACATCCTGAACACTGTAGTAGCCCACAGTGAAGCAAACGGACTGGCTTTAAACTTCAACAAAACCAAAAGCATGACAGTTTCCCAGAAACCACATCCACCTGCATGTAAACTCACATGCAACAACAAGAACATAAAACAAGTGAATCAATTCAAATACCTCGGTGTCACAGTAACATCTGATGGGAGGTGTGAAAAAGAGATAAAAGGATTGCCAAGTCAAAAGACAGCTTCAACAAAATGAGTCTTGTATTTAAAAATAGAAACATCTCAAGTGACACCAAACTAAGAGTCCTCAAAACGTATGTATGATCTGTCCTACTTTACGGCTGTGAATGCTTGACTTTAAACAATCAACAACTGAGAAAATTAGAGGCAACTGAAATGTGGTTCTTCAGAAAAATACTCCGCATATCATGGACTGAAAAGAAAAGTAATGAAGAGGTATTGGCAAAGGCAAAAACAAGAAGATCTCTAATTGCAACGATTCGAAAAAAGGCAGCTGAAATTCCTGGGACATATCATTAGAAAAGACAGCTTAAAAAAACTGATGTTAACAGGAAAACTAGTAGGAAAGAAAGCTCCAGGTCGACAACGAACAACATATATCAACAGCATAAGACATTTTATCGGAAATATCAATAATATAGAACTCATACATAGAGCGTAGGACAGAGAAGACTGGAGAGCCCTGATCATCAATGCCTGCAAACAGGCCTGATACCCCATGATGATGTTGCAAGCTACATTTTTCATACATGAAAGTCGATTTCTTGAATTGAAACCCAAATTTCCCTATtggatttattgtttttattatttttatgtattaacAAAATCTTGAAcatttgtaaaaagaaaaaagaaaaaatagaaaaatccttaaattattatttttgtgtatttaattttttttagataagcccttttttaatatatttgaaTTGTCTTTTACTTTCCTTGACTTTTTTGTTTGGAtgtgcattttatatatatattgtttgtgtgttctttaaaaaacacttttactTCTGGTTTTACAAATTCACGTGGACAGAAGTAACCAATGAGCATAATGAGAAGGCGCTTGAGTATATTAAGTGCTCTGGCGTCCTCTAGTGGTATAAAGTAAAATGATTGTAAACTTCCTATACAAATCAGTTAACCGCCAGAGTGGAGGTGGGGCTTTTATGCTAATGAGCCTCTATGACACCCAATCATCGTCAAGTTTGTGACGTCATGACGTGACCATGCAGCCTGGCACTGTGAGTCTTTAATAACAAGATTTTGGACCTAATGGTTTTAGAAGGTTGGGACTGAAGCTGCCGTCTGTTAGCAACCACACCTGTGGAGAAGGTAAGTGTATGATAGGTAATGCGTGTTATATGTATAATTTtacatatattacatgtttttcAACTTTATATAACAGGATTTGTGTtcaatattgggttttctgtttaTGGTAGTATCTTTTTGACAAGTAATAGTAAAAAAACTGTTTATCACAATGCATGCAtcagcatcataattatcccctcaactcctccccaaaatggattaactggctggaattaaaaaaaaaaaaaagacaatataacatacatccataaacgtggatgcatatgaaaaagtgcaatatatttatctgtacagtaagctatttatttatttatatatgcaccttattgcttttttatcctgcactaccatgagctaatgcaattaaattttgttcttatctgtactgtaaagttcaaatttgaatgacaataaaaaggaagtctaagtctaagtctagtctaatacATTAATTGAGTAGTAAATCCAAATGCACATTATTGTATATAAAGAAACTCCCACTCACATGCCAGCTTGTTCAACCAGCAGAACGAGTTATTCCGCATGTGCAGAAATGATCTGACCATAGACAATGCGGGCTCTGGAATGTCTTACTTTTGGTTGCGTAAAACCTATGATGATATGATATTAGGAATAATTTTTTATCAAGCGTATATGAAATGCTGTTTGGTAAGTTTCGATTGGGATGTtctctgaatgagctgaatggtTTGAACAATTCGAGAGCGTGCTAAGCAGTGAGCAATGTAAACATCTTTTTGACAGAACCATGTGGGTCACCTGCTGCGTCCTAATGGCGTTGTTGCCGCTCACCTCTGCCCAGACGTACCACTGGGGAGCCTGTCCTACGCCCAAAGTGCAACCCAACTTTGACCTCAAGCAGGTAACAAGCATCAACATGGCGGGTAAAGAACGGCCTGCGGGACTTAAACAACCTTGTCGATGTAGTATCTAGGGAAGTGGTACGAGATCGCCAAGCTGCCCGCTAACTTCGAGAAAGGAAAGTGCATTGAGGCCAATTACGCCATGCGGCGAGACGGAACCATCCGGGTGTTCAACTCCCAGTTCTAGTGAGGTTTTTTTAAAGGAGCTTTATGGCCATTTGATTTTATCGTTGTTGACGTGCGTGTGTCTTCCTAGTAAAGACAAGGTGAGGACAGCAGAGGGGACCGCAGTGGTGTACGACCAGAGAGAACCGGCCAAAATAGGCGTCAGCTTCTCTTACTGTAAGTTCACGTCTGTCTTCTCACGAAATGTTGGACAAGCGAGCATTCTTGTTCAGCTACAATTCGATTTGCGTGCGCCTCGTGAACCATGACGAGCGTCTTTTGTTGTGCGTTTTGTCTTGACAACCGGTTTGTTGTCTTGTCGTCTGGGTCTCAGTGGACGCCTTTGTCCTCCATAAGTGGCCGCCTCAACACTATAAGATCTGCTGATTCGTGCTCTGCGCAGTAAACAATGATCTCACTAGAAATTAGTGGGATTTTGTACGAAATATACTGTAATTGTATCGAGGAGTGTCCCAATCCAATATTGGTCCGATatcggcataaaaaaaaaaagtattggatgtgtctatgaatgttctcattcatccaggtcattgtcatctcagggcattcaattgatcgcaactggagtgttgggtttgtcttagaaggtgtttcgccgctcatctgagtaggcttcatcagttcgtgctcatagatttacattggtcagctctagtccagcggctggtgccaaaaccccaaatatttacacTCCAAAAACCAGAAGAATGTAGATCTGATTGATCttagtctatgagcacaaactgatgaacccggcctactcggatgagcggcgaaacttCCAGTTGTGATTGTTAGAATGCCCTGagaagttttggatgatatcagcttgcatctaaaatctctgaaACAATCAGTCCTGCAATCCATTAAATGTACaaaactggacagccagttaacatctaaatgtcttccAATAAGCACGCATGGTTGatcgtttttccattttttagtcaagtcatttacaaaaaggtaaacatggtaggctacaggctactaggagctatcagctatacaacagctaagcacacaatagcatacaagctagacatacataataatTGAATAATAAACATATCAAATTGCAATAATCGGTGCGAGATATGATATTGGTTGTCGTCtgatataaaaaacaaacaagtatCGGATTATATCAGCTTGTATACAAAATCCTCCATACAAATGCTCtgatacaatacatatataaatgtcatccaataaacacacaaggttgaTCTTTCTTCCATTTTTTAGTCAAATCATTGACAAAAGGAAAACAtgagctactaggagctagcagtcacaatagcacacaagctagagtctttaattgaacaatgcagtctaaaacagcacatttgtcaacataaacaagtatcaaataattagagTTGCATATCACTAACACATACAAAGTATCCAAGGCAGAATTGTATtaggaagtatccagtaacaaactgaCTGCATCATTGGCTTAACTTAATACAttgttgtgaccactaggtgttgcTATAAAACAAATTACCACTTCACCTCAATTTAAAAGACAGTATAAATCCATTGCAGTTAGTGTTTTAGTActgaccattgttctctgtttgggtaatttcacaaaaaaaaaacttttctaacattccacactacaaaatattaaaaaaaaaatatgtatcaaTCATGCTGATATTGTATCAGGACAAAATATTAAAGATGTGGTAAAGTTGGTGGAAAATGAATTTATCAAAATTAAACGACGGTTTCATGTAAATAGATTGTCTTTGAATACTTCTAAAActgcaaaaaaagttttttgcaGAAGTAGGAAAAGTGTGAATGGCTCATTATATGTCGAAGGAGTTGAGATTTAAAGAACACAAGAGATCCATTTTTTTGGTGTTACTATTGATGAAAATTTGTCATGGAAATCACAAAAATGATACACAGGTTAAAACATTCAAAACTATTGCTATTTTACACAAAGTGAAGGTGTTGCTAAATCAAAAagcattgtatattttgtataactCACTGATTGTTCCATATGTAACATACTGTGTAGAAGTGTGGGGTACTAactgtaaaacatatttaaaaccaATCTTCCTTTTACAGAAGAGAACCATAATAATCATTACTGGAAATGCATTCAGAGAACCCACAAATCCAATATTCAAACAGTTAAACTGATTGAAATTTCATGAACTGTTAGAGGATAATATTCTAAAATTCATGTGCAAAGCACATGCAACATTCCTaccaaacaacattcaaaacagatttgtagaaagagaaagtaattataacctgagaagaactgatctctttaataaatgtagttTTAGAACAGTGACAATGGAAAGAAGTATTTCAATCCGAggtgtatagcccttaatcacaaatgtctcaaagggctgcacaagcgacAAGGACATCATTAGTTTATGGAACAAGCGTGATGtggaataaaacaatgtaaatgtatttctagattttaaaaaaatgtgtaaatcaTGATGATGAAAATACATGACTGAGTAAAATTGTGTCTTCATTATTGGTTTAACTGGTTTAATTATCTAAAAATGAAAATATGGCTTTGCAGGTGCCAACAttgaaaatcaattgttgtatttgtgaaaatagggggcagatattcatttttaacttctttctgctccttttcattcataaaTTTACTTAACTGTTATgttgattgttttgtttttttcttcctttaATTTTTCatgcatgaaataaataaatgaactgaagATTAATTTCTGGcacagatgtgttgtgtgtgtgcagAACACATGTCCAAGTATAATTTGGAACATGTTcaaatgttttatgttttaaAAGTGTTTTCTAAACATGTCAATGAAACCGCAACTCACCAACTTCACCACTTGGTAGTGCACACATGCAACTAATAGTACCCACATTCACTTGTACAGAAGcaaatatatacagatatatataaaaatatatatttctgttTTTATCTTTtctatttttcattatttaatattgtatttttttatgttttgtttttgattttgtagggctgtcaaaaataaatcaactcatgtgattaatcacaaaagaaaattgcattaatcatgtatatactgtacatgcaaatTATTGACAAAATATATTTAAGTGTACATGCATTCTTTACATTAAATATGGATAGTTACCTGAAATTACGCAAGTGAGTAGTaagctgtgattaatcatgatgtatccaatttttttttttaaagaaaaaatattaatCTGATTAAGAATATAATTCATTTGACAGCacacatatttgttttgtttatgaaaatatattttggCTGCTTTCAATTCTAGAGCTAAAAGCTAACAACACTGATAAAAGTTATTATTGTTATCaggttattattaaaaaaatacatgataCCCTCAcctattcaagatttttttttatgtccacATTGAATTCTAAATAATTATGTTTTTATGGTAACTTAAATCGAAAGCGGTTTGGTGGCGCTATATGCAGGGTAAACAAGAGGCTGCAGCTTTGAATCCAGCAGAGGGCGGTGTCTTACAAGTCAATTTTAATGGTATATGCtagctgttaacatgctaacattagcatgctaacattgtcatccaactttttagctaattttgcagccgttcacctTAGAGCAGggggtcaaactaattttagctcaggggtcgcgtggaggaaaatctgtgcacatgcgtgccagactattaaaatcatggcattaaaactaaaaaataaagacaacttcagattgttttctttgtcttactttggccaaaaatagaacaaacaaattctgaaaatattacaataaaaatatagaagaaaataccggcagcggtaaagtttagatccatgaaggaaagaagaaagtgaatgaatatttataactgaatacatttacatatgcataaaaatgtgttttcttttgtattatttttttaatgaattaagtaacgtttatgacaactttttttccaaaacacaatataaaatgtgagatataacaggataatgcatacatttatcatttgttttcaaaatggttacaaaaaagtgggaccccaaaaatgtactgtgggaccccatttttatgacttgattttGAAAATTTCTAGCACCAAAACTGATGGGAGTATTggagcgtgcaaaacagcagcaggcggctgtggcctgcgggccggccaTAGATCATTCTTTCCCGTGGCCCCTGGGCTTAGAGTCATAACTTGATACTGGTCatatgccaactgttagcatgctgacattttaacattagcatgctaactttgtaaGCTATTTTTGCAGtcttacacctcagtcatatatcttggtacttgacacatgctaacttgtttagctaatttagcagctgTACACCAcagagtcttataacttggtacttgacaaatgctaactgttagcatgctagagttAGAATGAAACAGGAAGATGCTTTGATAAGACGTGATGTTGTGTAACTGCACATTTTGTAAGTACAAAACTTTACTGTAATTGTTTCCAAATTTGTCAAATTGAAATTAAATTGACTTTATAATTGCAAGAGTCATATGACGGGTTTACAGTATCAAAAGCTGTCCCGGAGCGTCTTGGAACACATTTGCATGAATCTACAGTGACAAATGTTCTTTGTATAAGAAAATAAATTGGTGATAAATGTCATAACAATACAATTTGTTAGCATGACTATTAGCATATTAATGTTTTTTTCCGTCCATGCAACCTTTTGCCCCCAGTCACCCCctacagtccatactggatcttgACCACCGACTACACTAGCCTGGCCGTAGTCTACTCGTGCACGGACATCCTGCGTCTGTTCCGCGTGGAGTTCGCCTGGATCCTGGGACGCTCGCGCTTCCTTCCGCCAGACACGGTGCACTATGCCCAGGATATTCTGATGGGCGAGGGCGTGAACCTGTATAAAATGTCCTCCACCGACCAGACGGGCTGCAAAGACGACTAGATAGGAATGGGCCACCATGCTAACTATAGAATGACTTCATTACTTAATTTTGCCAAACTGACTGATTGTTTTGTTAACATCGTTATCTAACCAAACACTAGCATGTACTTCAATCTTCGAATTGTGAGgtttatttaaaatgttaagGAAAAACCTGTCTTAGTGATCAGATTGGATCATTTCATGAAAAATACACttattttttctatgtttttcatGTAAGCTGCTCTGCTCTATTTGgtatatatgcaacattttgtacCTGATATCACTTTTGAAATAAATATTATCCTTGTGATTGGgagaaaaaaatgttagtggtcctgtatttacataaaatatttgtatattagtggccctgtgatgaggtggcgacttgtccagggtgtaccccgccttccgcccgattgtagctgagataggctccagcgccccccgcgaccccaaagggatttagcggtagaaaatggatggatggatggatttgtataTTAGGCGAAACATTATTTAtgtgcagtacaggccaaaggtttggacacattcaatgtgttttctttattttcatgactatttacattgtagattgtaactgaaggcatcaaaaattataaaatgaacacatgtggagttatatactcaacaaaaaaaggtgaaataactgaaaacatgtcttgtattctagtttcttcaaaatagccaccctttgctctgattactgctttgcacactcttggcattctctcaatgtgcttcaagcacacctgtgaagcgaaaaccatttcaggtgactacctcttgaagctcatccagagaatgccaagagtgtgtgaaaaagtaatcaggacaaagggtggctattttgaagaaactaaaatataaaacatgttttcagttatttcacctttttttgttaagtacataactccacatgtgtaaatagcagaggtgtggactcgagtcacatgacttggactcgagtcagactcgagtcatgaatttgatgactttagactcgacttgacaaaatgtaaaaagacttgcaactcgacttggactttaacatcaatgacttgtgacttcacttggacttgagccttttgaattgacatgacttgacatgacttgctactttccccaaaatccaaagatgaaaaagttattcgggagcgctccgtatttttcattgtgtacttgtctatcagcgttgcgtgtgtcagctggtgtggtctcagtacaacagccaatcaaattagatctactttgttttcatcacacagcattcatccaatcaaattgcaggaagaagacatgtccaaaccacacgccagtgaacaaaaaatgatacctaaaataatttcgtttgggtataaaaattacgaggtggtcaacacaaaacggtttgcagtatgcaacacatgcggttcgaaaattactgatggagaggcaacaacttccaacttcgtccggcatttgaagttgcacaaagaacggtaagttttgaatgtaagataacgtttattggctaagtaacgtgacttttatttgctgtgtacggtagttaaatcagtgaggctgtaaactcactgctaacgttataacgttattgcaaacacgggaatctgttgcagttcactaccttattcatactttttgttcagtgattttttttaagcagggttacgttagtcaatatatcacacgtaacgttagacggcggtcagcagcaccgcgtactttagccacctaaaaaaagacaaaa
This genomic interval from Nerophis lumbriciformis linkage group LG07, RoL_Nlum_v2.1, whole genome shotgun sequence contains the following:
- the apodb gene encoding apolipoprotein Db encodes the protein MWVTCCVLMALLPLTSAQTYHWGACPTPKVQPNFDLKQYLGKWYEIAKLPANFEKGKCIEANYAMRRDGTIRVFNSQFYKDKVRTAEGTAVVYDQREPAKIGVSFSYFTPYSPYWILTTDYTSLAVVYSCTDILRLFRVEFAWILGRSRFLPPDTVHYAQDILMGEGVNLYKMSSTDQTGCKDD